Below is a window of Methanocaldococcus sp. DNA.
CTTATTATCTAAAAAAACTCCAAAAGAAGATATTTTAATGGGAGTTTATGAAAGTATTTGTAATAGAATCGTCCCAATGATAAATAGATTGGGAATAAACAATATTGTATTTAGTGGGGGTGTGGCTAAAAATAAAGTTTTGGTAGAGATGTTAGAGAAAAAGTCAAATAAAAACATCTTAATTCCAAAAGAACCTCAAATTGTTTGCTGTGTTGGAGCTATATTGGAAGCGGATAGGAAGGGATTTTAAAATATTTGGTGGAAAGATGAAAGGAAAGAAAATTGCTATTGTCGCTCACTGCATATTAAATCAGAATAGTGTTGTTAATGGCTTAGAGAGAGCAGAGGGAGCATTTAATGAAATTATAGAATTGCTTTTAAAGAAAAATTATGCCATAATTCAACTCCCATGCCCAGAGATGTTGTTTTTGGGAATAGATAGGAAGGGGAGAACAAAGGAAGAATATGATACTGATGAATATAGGAAGCTTTGTAGGGAAGTTTTAAAGTCAATAATAAAATATTTAAAAGAATATAGCAAAGAGGAATTTAAATTTATTTTAATTGGGATAGAGGGTTCCCCAACATGTGGAATTTTTAAAACTGTAACAAAAGAGGGATTGATAGATGGAAGTGGAATTTTAATGGAGGAATTTTTAAAAATGTTAGAAGATAACAAAATACATATTAAAAAATTTGATTTTCCAGTAAATATGAATAAATACAACAAATTTTTAAAAGAATTAGAAAGATTGTTAAGGTAAAATCTTTTTTACTTAATGATATTAAAAATTCTAATCACTAAATTATTATTAAAATTTTAAATGATAATGTTTTTATATTCTTATGTTTCAAAAAATTTTGATGATTTTCAAAAATATGTTATTAAAAAATCTAATAATCTGGGTGATATGATGGAATTAAATGCTATAAAAAAATTAAAAGAAAAATTTGCTAATAGAAAAGAACAACTTTACAAACAAAAAGAGGAAGGAAAAAAAGTTTTTGGAATGTTCTGTGCGTTTGTTCCAATTGAGTTAATATTAGCAGCAGATGCTATTCCAGTTGGTTTGTGTGGAGGTAAAAACGACACAATTCCAATTGCAGAGGAAGACTTACCAAGAAATCTCTGCCCTTTAATAAAATCATCCTATGGATTTAAGAAGGCAAAGTCATGCCCATACTTTGAAGCGTCTGATATAATTATTGGGGAAACTACATGTGATGGTAAGAAAAAGATGTTTGAGTTATTGGAAAGAATGGTTAAAATGCATGTGATGCAACTTCCATATATAAAAACAGAAAAATCTAAAGAATTGTGGATTGAGGAAGTTAAAAAACTAAAAGAATTAATTGAAAATGTAACTGGAAATAAAATTACCGAAGAAAAATTAAAGGAAAGTGTTGAAAAAGTAAATAGAATGAGAGAATTATTCTATAAATTATATGAGTTAAGAGCAAATAAACCAACACCAATAAAAGGAATTGATGTTTTAAAGTTATTCCAATTAGCATATTTGTTGGATATTGATGATACGATAGAAATTTTAGAGGAGTTAATTAAAGAGTTAGAAGAAAGAGTTAAAAAAGGAGAAGGTTATGAAGGTAAAAGAATATTAATTACTGGCTGTCCAATGGTCGCAGGAAACACAAAAATCGTTGAATTAATTGAAGAAGTTGGAGGAGTTGTTGTAGGAGAGGAAAGTTGTACAGGAACAAGGTTCTTTGAAAATTTAGTTGAAGAACCAACTATTGAAAGTATAGCAGAGAGATACTTAAAAATACCATGTGCATGTATGTTCCACAATGATGAGAGAATTGAGAATATTAAAAGATTAGTCAAAGAGTTGAAAGTTGATGGAGTAGTATATTACACTTTACAGTATTGCCACACTTTCAATGTAGAGGGAGCAAGAGTTGAAGAAGAACTTAAAAAAGAAGGCATTCCAGTTATTAGAATTGAAACTGACTACTCTGAAAGTGATAGAGAGCAATTAAAAACAAGATTAGAGGCATTTATTGAGATGATTTAAAATCTTTTACTTTTTTCTTTATTAAATTTTTAATTAATGTATGTATCTATTTTTAAATTTAAAACAGTTAGATTTATAAAGTATATTTTATTAAAATAGAATTAGAATTATAGAATAATTGAGGGAAAGCTATGGAAATAATACATTTAAGTGAAGTAGATTCAACTAACGAATATGCTAAAAAATTAGTTGAAGAAAAAAAGAAAAATTTTGTTGTCTTGGCAGATAAACAAAGTTGTGGGAAAGGTAGATGGGGAAGAGTTTGGTACTCTGATGAAGGGGGGTTGTATTTCTCAATAGTTATTGATCCTAACGAATACAATCCAAAGGTTGTAAATTTGTTAGTTCCAATATGTATAGTTGAAACTTTAAAAAAATATGTTGATAAAGATATTGAAATAGGAATAAAATTTCCAAATGATATCGTTGTTAAAGTTAATAAAGATTATAAAAAAATTGGAGGAATATTAGTAGAACTCACTGACAAATATATGATTATAGGGGTAGGAATAGATGTAAATAATCCAATAAGGAAAGAAATTAGGGAGATAGCAGTATCTTTAAAAGAAATTGTTGGAGGAGATGTTGATAGATTAAAAATATTTAGCGATTTCTTACAAATGTTTGAAAATTACTTAAAAAAACTTGCAAATAATGAGATAGATGACTATGAAATATTAAAGAAATATAAAAAATATTCAATAACTCTTGGAAAGTATGTTAAAATATTATTATCAAATAATAAAATAGTTTCTGGAAAGGTTTATGATATTGACTTTGATGGAATAATCATAGGAACTGAGGAAGGTTTAGAAAAAATACCTTCTGGAATCTGTATTCAGGTAAGATAAAAAATTTTTATTTTATTCTTATTCCAAAAGCAAATAAAAATATCCAGACAATCATTAATATTGTTATCAATATAGAGAGTATAATTAACCCTGGAGAATTACCAAATACTATTGGTATTGGACCTATCATTATAATTCCAGAATATTCAACATTACTTTTTTCATTTTCATTATTATATTCGTTATATTTCTCATAATTCTGATTTTCTTGTATCTGAGAACTTGGTAGTATTAATCCCAAAGTAACAATAAAGAATCCGATAAACATTAAAATAATTCCTAAAAATATTAATATTGGCTTCATAATTCTTCCCCTATATATACAATTTCTATTTTCCTAAAGGATAGTTTGGAGCCTCGTTAGTAATAATAATGTTGTGTGGATGGCTTTCAACTTGACCACTTGGTGTTATAATTACAAATCTTGCCTTTTCTTGCATCTCTTTTATGTTTTTAGCTCCACAATAACCCATTGATGCCTTTAAGCCACCAACTAATTGAAATACTACTTCACTTACAGGGCCTTTATATGGAACTGCTCCCTCAACACCTTCTGGGACTAATTTAACATGCTTCATATGACTCTTTGAAGATTGGAAGTATCTATCTGCTCCAGCTCCTACTCCACCAGTCATAGCCCCTAATGAACCCATACCTCTATACTGCTTATACTTCCTTCCGTTAATAACCATTAATTGTCCAGGCGCTTCATCAGTTCCAGCCAATAGAGAGCCGAGCATAACGGCATCTGCTCCTACAGCTATTGCTTTGGCTATATCTCCACTGTATCTTATTCCTCCATCTGCAATTACTGGAATATTATATTCCTTAGCAACATCAGATACATCAGCAACCGCAGTTAATTGAGGAACTCCTACACCAGCGACAACTCTTGTTGTGCAAATAGATCCCGGCCCTATACCAACTTTTAAAATGTCAGCCCCTGCTTTAATTAAATCTTCAGCCGCCTCCTTAGTGGCAATATTACCAACGATTAATTTTATATCAGTTCCTTCTAACATTTCTTTAAACTTTTTAACATTTTCAACAACTTTCATATTGTGAGCATGGGCACAGTCAATAGCAATAGCATCAACTTCTGCCTCTATTAATGCCTTAGCCCTTTCAAAATCATGAGGACCACAAGCGGCGGCAACTAACAATCTACCTTTTTTGTCTCTTGCGGCATTAGGATATTTTTTTCTTTTTAATATATCTCTTAAAGTTATAATTCCTATCAATCTATTTTCTTCATCAACTATTGGTAATCTTTCAACTCTATTAGAATACATTAACTCTAAAGCCTCCTCTTCTGTAATATTTTCAGAGCCGCAAACTACATCTTTTGTCATGACTTCTTTAACTTTTTTGTCTTTATCCTCAATTGCCTTAACATCTCTGTGTGTTATTATTCCAACTAATTTATCTTCATTATCAACAACTGGCAAACCACTAATTGAATATATATCCATAATTTCAATAACATCTTTTATAGTATCATCTGGTGAAACTGTAATAACTTCTTTGACAACAATTTCATCAGCCTTTTTTACAGCATGAACATGATGAACTTGTTCCTCAATTGACATATTCCTATGAATAACTCCCAAACCTCCTAATCTCGCCAAAGCAATTGCCATCTCTTTTTCTGTTACTGTATCCATAGCAGCAGATAGTATAGGTATATTTAACTTTAAACCTGCTAAATCTGTAGAAACATCAGTGTCCTTTGGTTCTACCCATGAAGCATTTGGAACTAATAAAACATCATCAAATGTATATGCTATTTTAGCATTTAGTAATTTCTTTAAAAACAAACTCTCACCTTATCAACCTTTTTAACTATATTTAGAGAGGGATTATATATACTTTTTTTATTTTTTTATTTGAGTTAAAACATAAAGAATATAATTTGAAATATAATAAACAACTATTAGGAAAATACCTTATAAATAATAAAAGGTGAAATATTGAACATTTTAAATAAAAAAGATATTGAAGGAATATTAAATATATTGGGTGGAATTATTGCTATTATAGGATTATTTACATTGGTTCCTTGTATTATTGCATTTTATTACAATGAAAATACTATTTTTAATTTTTTAATTCCTGGAATATTTTTTACTATTTTTGGTTGCATATTGAAAAAAATTACAAAGCCAAGAAATTTAAAATTACATCACAGTATGATTGCATCTGCATTAGCCTGGTTAATAGCCTCTTTAATTGGGGCTATCCCCTTATATCTTTCTATTCCATATTTTTCCTATGTAGATGCAGTTTATGAAAGTATGTCTGCCTGGACTACAACAGGAATGACCTTAATACCAAATGTTGAAGTTTTACCAAAATCTGTTTTATTTTGGAGAAGTTTTCAGCAGTGGATTGGAGGGGTTGGAATTTTAGTTTTATCAGCCCTTGTTTTAGCAAGATCTGGAACTGTTGCTTATCTTTTATATGCCTCTGAAGCAAGGCAAGATAGAATAATGCCAAGTGCTATAAGCACAATAAAAACTATTGTGTGGATATATACATTATATACTATTTTAGGAATTCTCTTATTATATTTATCAGGGTTAAGTTTTTGGGAATCTATGAATTTAACAATGACTGGACTTAGTACTGGGGGAATGAGTGTAAGTAATTACAGTTTTCCATACAACGATTTAGCAAAAATTGTTATGATATGGATAATGATGGTTGGAGGGGTTATATCATTCTCAATCCATCATAGGATCTTAACTGGAAAGTATTTTAATGATATTCAAACTAAGTATGCTATAATTGTTATAACCATTGTCTCAATAATAATTTCTATAAAAGACCATATATCTATAATCGACTCTTTATTTACAGTAGTTTCTGCTATGACTTCTACAGGATTTACTACTATCAATATTGCTAATTTATCAAATCTTTCTTTATTTTTAATTATATTTTTAATGTTTATAGGGGGAGGAGCAGGAACTACAACTGGAGGAGTTAAGATAATTAGATTTTTAGTTATATTAAAAACAATGTATTATGAAATAAAAGAGGTTATATATCCAAAATCAGCAGTAATTTATGAACATCTTGATAATATTGAATTAAATTATAAAATAATTAGAGAAGCATTTGTAATATGCTTTTTATATGGAATAACCTCATTTTTTATAGCATTAATATTTATATTTTTAAGTTATGGTCCATACAAATCTATATTTGATGCAGTTTCTTTTGTTTCAAACATTGGAATGTCTTTAGGTGTTGTTACCTTAAAAACTCCTACAATTGGAAAAATCGCAGGAATTATAGGTATGTGGGTTGGTAGATTAGAATTTATACCAGTCCTTGTTTTACTTGCATCATTATCATTAAAAATTCAGAAATTACTCAAAAATAAAAAGTTAAATTAATCCTAAGGCATCTTCAATTATCAAAAGTTCTGGCCCAGTAGTGTCTCCTCCAACTATTGCTCCCTTAGAATTCGCAATTATACAAGCACCAACAGATGTAGTTCCTTTATTTGCTGTTCCTTTCCCTATGTATTCAACTTTAAATAAGTTTTTTAAAAATTCAAGTTCTTCATCTTCAACCAATGGATGAGTTAAACAACCTTTATTAGTTACTACTGCATTACTTCCAACTGTTGGAAGATCAGCAATAGTTCCTACTTCAACTTCAACATTTAAAGCATCTTCAATATCTCTTTTAAATTCTTTTAATTCTGGAGAAATTAATGCTCCATTATCATTAGTTAAAATTAAATTGCCTAAGGCAGTGTTCTTTGATTTTATAATTTTAATATTCAAATCTAAATCATTTTCTTTTAAAAAATTTTTTATTATATTTAATTCTTCATCATCTATAATTTTTGGTAATAATAGGCTATATTTATTTCCAACTGACAAAGAACCAAGTAGAGAACTACCTCCTATATTAACTTGAAGACATTTAGTTTTTAAAACTTCAGAAACTTCTTTAACATCATTTTTATCAAGAAATATTGGTAATAAGGTTATGTCTTCAGTAGTCATTGCCAATACTCCAATAGTTGAAATTCCTGAAAAGTATTTTCTTATTATCATAATTATCACTTTTTAATAAAAATAAATTTACTCTGCAAGAGTAGCAATAACTACATTATCCTTTTTAACTGCTTTTACTCTAACTCTTGCAGGAGGTTTTTGAATACCTCTCTCCCAAATCTTCTCATTTAATTCATTATCTATCTTAACAATTTCTGCCTTCATATGTCTCATTAAAAATCTCTTAATCTTCTTTATAGCTCTTGGGGCTCTTTTAGTTCTAACAGATTTGTTTATAACATCTCTCAATGGAATAGTATATATTCTCTCTTCCATTATTAACACCTCCAAAATAGTTAAAAAATATAAAAGTTCTTATAAGACATAACATTTTAAAATAGTATATTTAAAGATTACGGTATCAATTTAAAAATTATAGAATAGTGAAATTTGGAAGATTTTATATCCCACATAAGAAACTATTATATACTAATTATAGCATTATAGATTATTTGAATTCCTGCTTTTGTGATACATTATAATATTTAAATATCTTTATTTTTATTTGAATTTAAAAAGATAAAAATTTAGATTTATATAATTTACAGAATTTTAATTATTAAATTTAAATAAATTATAATAAATATAATGAAGTGATGATTATGGCAAATCTAACACCTATGATGAGGCAATATTATAGAATTAAGGAGAGATACAAAGATGCTTTATTGTTTTTTAGAGTTGGAGATTTTTATGAATTATTCAATGAAGATGCTAAAATTGCTTCAAAAGAGCTTGGCATTGTATTGACATCAAGAGATAAAAAGCATCCAATGGCTGGTGTTCCTCATCATGCAGTATTCCCATATATAAAGAGGTTGATTGAGAGAGGTTATAAGGTGGCAATATGTGAGCAGGTTGAAGACCCTTCAAAGGCTAAAGGTTTAGTTAAAAGAGAGGTTGTTAGAGTAATAACTCCTGGAACTTTAATTGAGGAAGAATTATTGTCTAAAGAGAACAACTATTTAATGTCTATATATAAAGGTTGCAAGTATGGAATTGCCTTGATAGATGTATCTACTGGAGAGTTTTTAACTACAACCGTAGATACATTTGATGAAGTTATTGCTGAAATTTTAAAATTCACCCCTGTTGAATGTATAATTCCAAAAGACTTTGAGAATATTGAGGAGATTAAGAAAAACATTCCAGTAGTTCATCCACTATCTTCTGATTATTATAATAAGGAGGAATGTATTAACCTTCTTAAAGAGTGCATAACAAACTTAAATGATGTTGATATAGAGAAAGAGTCAATATTTGCGTGTGGTTCCGCCTTAAAGTATGTTATTGAGTCATTATTGGTAAAAGACATTAAATTGAGATTACAAAAGTATATCAGTAAGGAGTATATGATTTTAGATTCAACAACTTTAAAAAATCTTGAAATTTTCAAAAATTTAATTGATGGTAGTAAGAGAGGTTCTTTAATTGAAGTTTTAGATAAAACAGTAACATCTATGGGTAGTAGATTGTTAAAGAGATGGATTCAGAGACCTTTAATAAATGTTGATGAAATAGATAAAAGATTGGAGGCAGTTGAAGAACTTTATGAAAAAAGTTTTTTAAGGCAGAATCTTAGGGAGATTTTAAAAGATGTTTATGACCTTGAGAGGATAGTTAGTAGAATAGAATATAAAAAAGCCACTCCAAAGGATTTAGTTGCTTTAAAAGATTCTTTAAAGTCAGTTGAAGAAATAAAAAACTTTAACTTTACTTCTCAAAAACTCAGTAAAATAGTTGAAGAATTAAAAACATTAAATGATGTTGTAGAACTTATATATAATGCTATTGTTGAAAATCCTCCTTTAAGTATAAAGGATGGAGGAATAATTAAAGATGGATTTTGTGAAGAGTTAGATGAGTTGAGAGAACTTAAAGAAAATCACGAAAAGTTTATTAAAGAGATTGAAGAGAGAGAAAGAAAAAATACTGGAATAGAGAAATTAAAAGTTGGCTATAATTCAGTAATTGGCTACTATATAGAAGTTCCAAAGTCAAAAATTAAGTTAGTTCCAAAACATTATAAGAGAAAGCAAACTCTATCAAATGTTGAAAGATATACAATAGAGGAATTGGAATCAATAGAAGATAAAATTTTGGCGTGCGATGAAAAAATAAAAAATTTAGAGTATGAACTCTTTATAAAAATTAGAGATAAAATTGCCGAAAGAATTGATGAAATCAGAGAAGTTGCCTTAAAAATAGCAGAGTTAGACGTATTAGCAACATTTGCTGAGGTTTCTGTATTGTATAATTATACTAAACCTAAGGTAAATAACGGTTATGACATAATTATTAAAGATGGAAGGCATCCAACTGTTGAACTTAATACTAAATTTGTCCCAAACGATGTTACATTAAATAAGGATAGTAGAATTATATTAATAACTGGCCCTAATATGGCAGGTAAATCAACATATCTGAGAATGACTGCCTTAATAACTATAATGGCTCAAATTGGTTGCTTTGTTCCAGCAAAATATGCTGTCATTGGAGTAGTAGATAGAATATTCACAAGGATAGGAACAGTAGATGATATTACAAGGGGTTATAGTAGTTTTATGGTTGAAATTGCAGAAGTAGGGCAAATACTAAAAAATGCAACGAGTAAAAGTTTAATTCTATTGGATGAAGTTGGGAAGAGTACTGGAAGTAGAGACGGGACAAGCTTAGCGTGGGCTATTGTTGAATACATACACAAAATAGGATCTAAAACATTATTTGCTACTCACTATCATGAACTGGCAGAACTTGAAAGTATCTTAGAAGGCGTTAAGAATTATCATTTTAGAATTATAGAGGGAGAAACCTTAGAGTTTGATAGAAAGATTAGGAGAGGAGTTAGTAAAGAAAGTTATGGAATAAAGATTGCTGAGTTAGTTTTACCTAAGGAGGTTGTTGATAGAGCATATGAAGTTTATGAAAATTTAAATAAAGAAATGAATGGCAGTGTAAAAAGTTTATTGAAAGAAATTGCCAATATAAATACTAACAACTTAACTCCAATACAGGCATTGATAGAGTTAGATAAAATTGTGAAAAAATGCAAAGAGATGAAACTTTAAAGGTTAAAGATAGGATATTAAAGATTATAGATGAGCTTAATGAGATAAATAGGGAGTTGAAAAATAAAGCAATAGAAAAGGCAATAGAAAATTTAAAAATTGCTGTTTATGCAGATAAGATTGGCTCAGAGGGTTTTTATCACAATTATATGAGGGAAAAGTTATTGGAAATGTTTCAAGGTAGTCAATATATTGAATCCTCTGGAACTAAAATATCTAATTTAGGTTTTAGACCTGATTTAGTTATTATAAATAAAAAAGAATTAATAATTGCTGAAATAGAAACTAATAATAAGAGGGCTTTAAGAAAAATGGAAAAAATCGCAAAAGTTTTAGATAAATTAAAAAATCTTCCAATTGCAACAAATAGAAATGTTAGAATAATATTCTGTTTGTTAGAGACAAATGATAAAATCATCACTAAGGCAAAAAAGCATAACTTTGAGATATTTGTTTTAGACAATTTTGAGATTAAAAGATTAATATAATTTTTACAAATTTTCATATTTTTATAATATTTACTTTTGGGACTTGATAATATCAAATCGTAAAAAAATTTTGTTTTTTATTATAATAATATTACAATTTTAAAATTTTTTATATTACTGTAATATTTTTTTGTCATTTATATGATTTTATAATATTCAGATCAAGATTTTCCCGAGGTTCGTTATTACTTTTA
It encodes the following:
- a CDS encoding CD3072 family TudS-related putative desulfidase; translated protein: MKGKKIAIVAHCILNQNSVVNGLERAEGAFNEIIELLLKKNYAIIQLPCPEMLFLGIDRKGRTKEEYDTDEYRKLCREVLKSIIKYLKEYSKEEFKFILIGIEGSPTCGIFKTVTKEGLIDGSGILMEEFLKMLEDNKIHIKKFDFPVNMNKYNKFLKELERLLR
- a CDS encoding double-cubane-cluster-containing anaerobic reductase, whose amino-acid sequence is MMELNAIKKLKEKFANRKEQLYKQKEEGKKVFGMFCAFVPIELILAADAIPVGLCGGKNDTIPIAEEDLPRNLCPLIKSSYGFKKAKSCPYFEASDIIIGETTCDGKKKMFELLERMVKMHVMQLPYIKTEKSKELWIEEVKKLKELIENVTGNKITEEKLKESVEKVNRMRELFYKLYELRANKPTPIKGIDVLKLFQLAYLLDIDDTIEILEELIKELEERVKKGEGYEGKRILITGCPMVAGNTKIVELIEEVGGVVVGEESCTGTRFFENLVEEPTIESIAERYLKIPCACMFHNDERIENIKRLVKELKVDGVVYYTLQYCHTFNVEGARVEEELKKEGIPVIRIETDYSESDREQLKTRLEAFIEMI
- a CDS encoding biotin--[acetyl-CoA-carboxylase] ligase, with amino-acid sequence MEIIHLSEVDSTNEYAKKLVEEKKKNFVVLADKQSCGKGRWGRVWYSDEGGLYFSIVIDPNEYNPKVVNLLVPICIVETLKKYVDKDIEIGIKFPNDIVVKVNKDYKKIGGILVELTDKYMIIGVGIDVNNPIRKEIREIAVSLKEIVGGDVDRLKIFSDFLQMFENYLKKLANNEIDDYEILKKYKKYSITLGKYVKILLSNNKIVSGKVYDIDFDGIIIGTEEGLEKIPSGICIQVR
- a CDS encoding TIGR00304 family protein, which translates into the protein MKPILIFLGIILMFIGFFIVTLGLILPSSQIQENQNYEKYNEYNNENEKSNVEYSGIIMIGPIPIVFGNSPGLIILSILITILMIVWIFLFAFGIRIK
- the guaB gene encoding IMP dehydrogenase, producing the protein MFLKKLLNAKIAYTFDDVLLVPNASWVEPKDTDVSTDLAGLKLNIPILSAAMDTVTEKEMAIALARLGGLGVIHRNMSIEEQVHHVHAVKKADEIVVKEVITVSPDDTIKDVIEIMDIYSISGLPVVDNEDKLVGIITHRDVKAIEDKDKKVKEVMTKDVVCGSENITEEEALELMYSNRVERLPIVDEENRLIGIITLRDILKRKKYPNAARDKKGRLLVAAACGPHDFERAKALIEAEVDAIAIDCAHAHNMKVVENVKKFKEMLEGTDIKLIVGNIATKEAAEDLIKAGADILKVGIGPGSICTTRVVAGVGVPQLTAVADVSDVAKEYNIPVIADGGIRYSGDIAKAIAVGADAVMLGSLLAGTDEAPGQLMVINGRKYKQYRGMGSLGAMTGGVGAGADRYFQSSKSHMKHVKLVPEGVEGAVPYKGPVSEVVFQLVGGLKASMGYCGAKNIKEMQEKARFVIITPSGQVESHPHNIIITNEAPNYPLGK
- a CDS encoding TrkH family potassium uptake protein, which translates into the protein MNILNKKDIEGILNILGGIIAIIGLFTLVPCIIAFYYNENTIFNFLIPGIFFTIFGCILKKITKPRNLKLHHSMIASALAWLIASLIGAIPLYLSIPYFSYVDAVYESMSAWTTTGMTLIPNVEVLPKSVLFWRSFQQWIGGVGILVLSALVLARSGTVAYLLYASEARQDRIMPSAISTIKTIVWIYTLYTILGILLLYLSGLSFWESMNLTMTGLSTGGMSVSNYSFPYNDLAKIVMIWIMMVGGVISFSIHHRILTGKYFNDIQTKYAIIVITIVSIIISIKDHISIIDSLFTVVSAMTSTGFTTINIANLSNLSLFLIIFLMFIGGGAGTTTGGVKIIRFLVILKTMYYEIKEVIYPKSAVIYEHLDNIELNYKIIREAFVICFLYGITSFFIALIFIFLSYGPYKSIFDAVSFVSNIGMSLGVVTLKTPTIGKIAGIIGMWVGRLEFIPVLVLLASLSLKIQKLLKNKKLN
- a CDS encoding translation initiation factor IF-6, with the translated sequence MIIRKYFSGISTIGVLAMTTEDITLLPIFLDKNDVKEVSEVLKTKCLQVNIGGSSLLGSLSVGNKYSLLLPKIIDDEELNIIKNFLKENDLDLNIKIIKSKNTALGNLILTNDNGALISPELKEFKRDIEDALNVEVEVGTIADLPTVGSNAVVTNKGCLTHPLVEDEELEFLKNLFKVEYIGKGTANKGTTSVGACIIANSKGAIVGGDTTGPELLIIEDALGLI
- a CDS encoding 50S ribosomal protein L31e, coding for MMEERIYTIPLRDVINKSVRTKRAPRAIKKIKRFLMRHMKAEIVKIDNELNEKIWERGIQKPPARVRVKAVKKDNVVIATLAE
- the mutS gene encoding DNA mismatch repair protein MutS — protein: MANLTPMMRQYYRIKERYKDALLFFRVGDFYELFNEDAKIASKELGIVLTSRDKKHPMAGVPHHAVFPYIKRLIERGYKVAICEQVEDPSKAKGLVKREVVRVITPGTLIEEELLSKENNYLMSIYKGCKYGIALIDVSTGEFLTTTVDTFDEVIAEILKFTPVECIIPKDFENIEEIKKNIPVVHPLSSDYYNKEECINLLKECITNLNDVDIEKESIFACGSALKYVIESLLVKDIKLRLQKYISKEYMILDSTTLKNLEIFKNLIDGSKRGSLIEVLDKTVTSMGSRLLKRWIQRPLINVDEIDKRLEAVEELYEKSFLRQNLREILKDVYDLERIVSRIEYKKATPKDLVALKDSLKSVEEIKNFNFTSQKLSKIVEELKTLNDVVELIYNAIVENPPLSIKDGGIIKDGFCEELDELRELKENHEKFIKEIEERERKNTGIEKLKVGYNSVIGYYIEVPKSKIKLVPKHYKRKQTLSNVERYTIEELESIEDKILACDEKIKNLEYELFIKIRDKIAERIDEIREVALKIAELDVLATFAEVSVLYNYTKPKVNNGYDIIIKDGRHPTVELNTKFVPNDVTLNKDSRIILITGPNMAGKSTYLRMTALITIMAQIGCFVPAKYAVIGVVDRIFTRIGTVDDITRGYSSFMVEIAEVGQILKNATSKSLILLDEVGKSTGSRDGTSLAWAIVEYIHKIGSKTLFATHYHELAELESILEGVKNYHFRIIEGETLEFDRKIRRGVSKESYGIKIAELVLPKEVVDRAYEVYENLNKEMNGSVKSLLKEIANINTNNLTPIQALIELDKIVKKCKEMKL